The proteins below come from a single Drosophila miranda strain MSH22 chromosome Y unlocalized genomic scaffold, D.miranda_PacBio2.1 Contig_Y1_pilon, whole genome shotgun sequence genomic window:
- the LOC117191610 gene encoding low-density lipoprotein receptor-related protein 2-like, whose product MLIIILTDRFIGIVQCIQGSLILAGPRLNGPVPLSGRWLGPAARADAEQCHQGTQCDPLERHAVAAAAAASLLGPYCNEGQFRCVPSLKCIPETWRCDGEYDCGEGDLTDEVNCTDAVALQCSAFEGECHNGECLELSPFCDGHWDCDSDELQCDKQDAACAAMNCSYNCKLTPRGPRCYCPGGQVPESLNSTRCVDHDECQEPGTCDQLCRNTPGSYECSCVSGYDKAKGGRCRAINAAAAAASLLGPYCNEGQFRCVPSLKCIPETWRCDGEYDCGEGDLTDEVNCTDAVALQCSAFEGECHNGECLELSPFCDGHWDCDSDELQCDKQDAACAAMNCSYNCKLTPRGPRCYCPGGQVPESLNSTRCVDHDECQEPGTCDQLCRNTPGSYECSCVSGYDKAKGGRCRAINVPSSEPATLTLFSNGSVLHISLQELQSNASAEKAAAGGLLSVLALPQAHAFEVNRTALVSTHIYHPNTVTLDLANEHVYWVDVYEDVIERVDYEGQRRWTLKKFPDSPVLLRSLQAIEVFENTIYLSPWTGNVIVALDRFTHKTHLLRRNVTRATNFRISHRQKQPEVAHPCRENNGDCNQICVPLWTRRFASARCLCTAGYKLHNQTTCLLAAQDKFLVYSDKRLSRIAGVPLGTEQVQQLEQLGELPDVMVPIYNASIGQTIDVNVRAKSVFYVVHDDLDLGVLEEPSFSIKCQSLNGSVSRPLAHGLERLHSMAYDWINDHLYWATNLKLHVAPLRNMSQVLTFATECDAMSIDLDPTTGLLYWTQWSIQTCLAGIYSAWMVGTHKELLAKGTTEMPMHWPRSLDVDRWAKRIYWCDSLCGSIERMRLDGTGREVLLKSDQFHPYSMVQHNAMIYWVGTKKSSIFHVHHGNQTSTVHLQSSGRSADLRIFDVATQPMPQTPSACSQSKCPGMYLNTPKGAICRSGACNGGRHGASQLLVDLPVPAIG is encoded by the exons cagcagcagcggccgcatCTTTGTTGGGGCCCTACTGCAACGAGGGACAATTTCGCTGCGTGCCGAGCCTCAAGTGCATACCCGAAACATGGCGCTGCGATGGGGAGTACGACTGCGGCGAGGGTGATTTAACCGATGAAGTCAACT GTACCGATGCCGTGGCCCTCCAGTGCAGCGCCTTCGAGGGCGAGTGCCACAATGGGGAATGCCTGGAGCTGTCGCCCTTCTGCGATGGCCACTGGGACTGTGATAGCGACGAACTGCAATGTG ATAAACAGGACGCTGCCTGTGCAGCCATGAACTGCAGCTACAACTGTAAATTGACGCCGCGGGGACCGCGCTGCTACTGCCCCGGGGGTCAGGTGCCGGAGTCGCTGAACTCCACAAGGTGCGTGGATCACGACGAGTGCCAGGAGCCGGGCACCTGCGACCAGCTGTGCCGCAACACGCCCGGCTCCTACGAGTGCTCCTGCGTCTCCGGCTACGACAAGGCCAAGGGTGGACGCTGCCGGGCCATCAATG cagcagcagcggccgcatCTTTGTTGGGGCCCTACTGCAACGAGGGACAATTTCGCTGCGTGCCGAGCCTCAAGTGCATACCCGAAACATGGCGCTGCGATGGGGAGTACGACTGCGGCGAGGGTGATTTAACCGATGAAGTCAACT GTACCGATGCCGTGGCCCTCCAGTGCAGCGCCTTCGAGGGCGAGTGCCACAATGGGGAATGCCTGGAGCTGTCGCCCTTCTGCGATGGCCACTGGGACTGTGATAGCGACGAACTGCAATGTG ATAAACAGGACGCTGCCTGTGCAGCCATGAACTGCAGCTACAACTGTAAATTGACGCCGCGGGGACCGCGCTGCTACTGCCCCGGGGGTCAGGTGCCGGAGTCGCTGAACTCCACAAGGTGCGTGGATCACGACGAGTGCCAGGAGCCGGGCACCTGCGACCAGCTGTGCCGCAACACGCCCGGCTCCTACGAGTGCTCCTGCGTCTCCGGCTACGACAAGGCCAAGGGTGGACGCTGCCGGGCCATCAATG TACCCTCATCGGAGCCAGCCACTTTGACGCTCTTCTCGAACGGATCCGTACTGCACATATCCCTGCAGGAGCTCCAGTCGAATGCCAGTGCGGAAAAAGCTGCCGCTGGAGGACTTCTTTCGGTGCTGGCATTGCCCCAGGCGCATGCCTTCGAGGT CAATCGCACTGCTCTGGTCTCCACGCACATCTACCACCCGAACACCGTGACCCTGGATCTGGCCAATGAGCATGTCTATTGGGTGGATGTCTACGAGGATGTGATCGAGCGCGTCGACTACGAGGGACAGCGGCGTTGGACCCTCAAGAAGTTTCCCGAC TCCCCTGTGCTGCTGCGGAGCCTGCAGGCCATCGAGGTGTTTGAGAACACAATTTATTTGTCGCCCTGGACGGGAAATGTCATCGTTGCGCTGGACAGATTCACCCACAAGACCCACCTGCTGCGGAGGAACGTAACGCGAGCGACGAATTTTCGAATTTCCCATCGCCAGAAGCAGCCCGAGGTGGCGCATCCGTGTCGCGAGAACAATGGCGACTGTAATCAGATCTGTGTGCCGCTGTGGACGCGGAGATTCGCCAGCGCCCGGTGCCTGTGCACGGCCGGCTATAAATTGCACAATCAGACGACGTGCCTGCTGGCCGCCCAGGACAAGTTTCTGGTGTACAGCGACAAGCGATTGAGTCGCATCGCCGGCGTGCCCCTGGGCACCGAGCAGGtccagcagctggagcagctCGGCGAGCTGCCCGATGTGATGGTGCCCATCTATAATGCGTCCATTGGCCAGACCATCGACGTGAATGTCCGGGCAAAGTCGGTGTTCTATGTGGTGCACGATGACCTCGATCTGGGGGTCCTGGAGGAGCCCAGCTTCAGCATCAAGTGCCAGTCGTTGAACGGCAGCGTCTCCCGACCGCTGGCCCATGGCCTCGAGCGATTACATTCCATGGCCTACGACTGGATCAACGATCATTTGTATTGGGCCACCAACCTGAAGCTGCACGTGGCGCCGCTGCGGAACATGAGCCAAGTGCTGACATTCGCCACCGAATGCGATGCCAT GTCGATTGATTTGGATCCCACCACGGGACTGCTCTACTGGACGCAGTGGTCCATTCAGACCTGTTTGGCGGGCATCTACAGTGCCTGGATGGTTGGCACGCACAAGGAGCTGCTGGCCAAGGGCACCACGGAGATGCCGATGCACTGGCCACGCAGTCTCGATGTGGACAGGTGGGCGAAGAGGATCTATTGGTGCGACTCGCTGTGTGGCTCTATTGAGCGGATGCGACTGGATGGCACGGGACGGGAAGTGCTCCTAAAGTCGGACCAATTCCATCCGTACTCGATGGTGCAGCACAATGCGATGATCTACTGGGTGGGCACCAAGAAATCGAGCATCTTCCATGTCCACCACGGCAATCAGACGAGCACGGTTCATCTGCAGAGCAGCGGGCGGTCGGCCGATCTGCGGATCTTTGATGTGGCCACGCAGCCGATGCCCCAGACACCCAGCGCATGCTCGCAGTCCAAGTGTCCGGGGATGTACCTGAATACGCCCAAGGGAGCGATATGCCGCT CTGGCGCCTGCAACGGTGGCCGCCACGGTGCGTCGCAACTGCTCGTCGACCTTCCAGTGCCGGCAATCGGGTGA